The region GCCGAGCGGAGGCGAAGGGTGAACCCGCACCGCCTCGAAGCCGAGTCCCCGCAGGCGCGCGGTGAGATACCGTCTCGAGAAGATGAAGATGTGTTCCGGGTTGAAGAACGGGATCCGGTCCTGGCGCCACAGCCGGGGGCGGGAGGAGAACGCGCGGCGCGCGGCCTGCGCGGCGCGGATCGCGGGCAGCTTGTTCGGCACGCGGAGAACCACGGCGCCGTCCTCTTCGAGGATCCGCGGCAGCGCCGACCAGAAGAACGGCAAGCGCGGCTCGTAGTACAGCACGTCGCTCAGGACGACGACGTCGAAGCGCGCCGCGCCGCGCGCCAGAGTCTCGAAGCCGCCGCAGACCGCCTCGAGGCCGAACCGCTCGCGCGCGAGCGTCGCCGCCGTGCTCGAGACGTCGCACACGACGATCCTCAGGTCCGGGCGGCTCGCCGCCAACAGCGCCATGAGATGTCCGACCGCGCCGCCGAGGTCGACGACGCGTCCGCCGGGCGGGGCCCGGCGGCCGACGATCCGCGCCATGTGCTGGTAGATCGGCCGCCGCGCCGCGAAGTACTCCTCGCCCTTGTAGGCGCGCTCGAAGTGGCGCCGCGTCGCTTCCGGGTCGATGCGCGCGTCCGCCCAGATCAGACCGCAGGCGCCGCACTCCTTCAGGTGGATCAGCGTGCTGTAGTAGACGTATTGGCCGAGCCGGCGCAGCGGCGGCTCGCCGCAGTCGGGGCAGACCGGAACGCGCGCCGCGGCGACGCGCTCGAAGGCGTGCCGCGCCGCGTAGTCGAGCCAGAGCTCCGGCGTCCTGAATCCGACGTTGGCGTCGAGGATGGCGCGGATCGGCGTCTCTGCATCGGACATCTTCGCGTCTCCGCGCGGCGTCCGGCGTCCTCCGAACCCGCCGCGCAAACATACCGCGACGGCCGACGAGCCGCGGCCGTCCGCGACGGGGTTGGAAGGTACGAGGCGCAGGGCTCGGACGCCGCGGCGCGGGCCGCTTCGCCCGGCCCGCTCCCGCGGCGCCGGCGACGACCTATTCGCCGAAGCGGAACGCCTTCTGCCGCTTCTTGAGGACAAGCAGCGCCGCCGCGCGGAAGTCGCCGCCGACGGCCGGCAGCGCGGAGGCCGTGGCGACGAACGCCAGCATCACGAAGGCGTCGAACGCGAGCGACAGCGGGACGCTCTCGATCGACACGAGGTAGACCGGCGCGACGAAGAGCGCCGCGAGGCCGCAGAGCGGAAGGACCCGCCCCCACGCGTAGTCGAGCGGCCAGAGCTTCTGCGAAGCGCGGTAGACGATCCAGAAGCGGAGAACGAACGCCAGCAGCGTCGCCCAGGCCGCGCCCATCCCGCCGAACGTCGGAATCAGGGCGAAGCTCAGCGCGATGATCAGGG is a window of bacterium DNA encoding:
- a CDS encoding methyltransferase domain-containing protein — translated: MSDAETPIRAILDANVGFRTPELWLDYAARHAFERVAAARVPVCPDCGEPPLRRLGQYVYYSTLIHLKECGACGLIWADARIDPEATRRHFERAYKGEEYFAARRPIYQHMARIVGRRAPPGGRVVDLGGAVGHLMALLAASRPDLRIVVCDVSSTAATLARERFGLEAVCGGFETLARGAARFDVVVLSDVLYYEPRLPFFWSALPRILEEDGAVVLRVPNKLPAIRAAQAARRAFSSRPRLWRQDRIPFFNPEHIFIFSRRYLTARLRGLGFEAVRVHPSPPLGGGRTRDAAARALYLVARFAAGATGGLLAPTPGIVIEAARAPRAKKAERTLGGGPPS